AGAACGACATCGTTGCATCGTGATGTTCTCCCACGAACCAGGCACTAAGGCCCCTCCCAATGGAGTAGCTTCTCTCGGGCGCCGCGACAGCCGGGCCCCTGCATGTTCCCCTTGTCGGATATCATCTCAACCATCGCCCTCGTCCGTGGCTTTCTCGTCGTCTTTGCGCTCCAGCTCGACCTCCTCGACCTTCTGCGCGCGGATAATGGTCACCTTCTGCGTCGAAGGGCCGCTCGAATGTGGCAGGTTCGGCCCGAACTCCACCTCCAGCGGGCGGTGCAACGGCAGCATGGGCGCCGGGGCCGCCACCGGAGGCGCCGCGTTCGGGTCGGGGGCCGAGGCCACGGCCGCCGGCTCGTTCGGCTCCTCGACCGCCTGGCCGCTGAGCAACTGCGTGAGCTGGTTGAACAGCATCAGGTCCTGCGGGTCGAGCGATCGGCTGCCGGCCGTCAGACGGCCTTCCTTGAGCACCATCACCTCGACCGGGTAGAACGTAAAGTCGGTCGGGTTCCGCAGCGGCAAGGCGAGCGTCCCGTGCTTGAGCGCCAGGGCCAGGGCCCGGGCCTGTCGGTCGCTGACTTCCAGCGTGACCATCACGTTGCCGCCGCTGCTGGAGCTGCGGCGGGCGACAGGCGCCTTCGGGTCGGCCTGGCTGGCCAGCGTGTCGGCGTCGATCCCGAGGATGCGGACCTGCTGGAGCAGGGTGAAGACCACGGCGTCGCCTTCCGAGCTGCTCTGGCGCAGCGGGAAGGTGACCTGGACATCGACAATGCTGCCCGGCTGGAGCAGGTTCACCGCCGTATTGCGGGCCGAGACCGGCGCGCTGAACGCCAGCATCCCTGGGCTCAGCAGGTCGGCCACGCCGCCCCGCGCCACCACCATCTCGTTGGTCAACGGCTGGCCCGCGCTGACGTCGACGCGGAGGATCTTGCCGATCGCCTGGGCCGGGCTCGTATAATAGCCTTGCGGAAGGCCGCGGACCGGGACCGATGACTCTTTGAGGTGCTCGGCCGTCAGCTTCGTCCGGGCCGCCAGGTCCCGCTCGGCCAGGACGACCTGCACCGACCGCTCCTGGCGACTCTCGCCGACGCGGTCTTTGACGAGCTGGACCAGCAGCACGGCCGCACCGGCCGCCAGGCCGCCCAGCAGCACCAAAATGATTACAGCTAATCGCATGTTGCTCCTCGCCCTCTAACTCGATCTCTCTCACTCATGGCGACGGCTCCTATGGGCCTTCCCGACGCATCGTCACCGTCGGCCGCAACTCCGGCACCGGCAGCAGCCCCGGAAACAACTGGACCTTCGCCTGGCTGACCACGACGCGGGCCGTCACCATGCCTTCCTCTGCCGTCGGCCATTCGATCGTTGGCTGAAGGTCCGAGATCATCGCCTGCATCTGCGCCGAGGTCTCCGCCTGACTCGGCGGATTGACCACGGCCTGCGCCCGCGCCCCGTGTCGGGCGGCGTTGGTTGCGCGCTGGAGGCAGTAGAAGGCCCAGCCGTACTGAAGGGCCCCCAGCGTCACAAGAAGCAGCAGCATCAGCACGATGGCCGCCTCGGCCAGGGCCGTGCCGCGATAGCGCTGCCGGCCTTTGTATGCTCTTAACCTTGCCATAGGTGCACCACGAGGGCGCCGATACAGACGCCCAGAAAGATCGCCGGGCCGTAGGGGATCATGCTCCTTCGGCCGGGCGCGGTGTTCGACTCGTTCTTTTCATCGTCCCCCGATGTCGGCGTGTCGGGCCGCAGCAGGTCCCAGTCCTTCTTGCCCAGCCGCGCCGTCAGCAGAAACAGATACATGCCGCTGAACATCGTGCCCAGCCGGGTGCCGGCGTTGCGGTCGGCCAGCATCCGAAGCAGGCCGAAAACCCCGCCGATGATCGCCACCGCCACAAGTGCGGTCACGCCCGAGCGGAAGCCCAGCCACGCGCCCAGCGCGCCCATCATCTTGGCATCGCCCGCGCCGCCGCCCAGAAGAAACAGCAGCACATACGGCACGCCCATCACCACGCAGCCCAGCAATGAATCGCCCAGGCCCGAAAGCCCGCCCGCGATCAGCGAGAACACAAGGCCGCTCGCCAGCACGGGCACGGTCAACGCGTTCGGTATCCGACGACTGCGGACATCGGAAACGGCAGCCACCAGCGAGGCCGCAATCGCGATGCCCCACTGGAAGCTGCCCGTCTCTATCATCGTCAAAATACCTCATTAAGCATGAAAGCTATTGCGCCCAACAACACGCGCAGCGCCCGTGTCGTGCCAACGGGACTAGTTCACCTCTTCTTCGATTGCGGTTTGGACTTCACCAAACCTAGTTGCGATAGCTTGGCCGAGCAAGGAGACGACGCCGACTGCCGCCGCAATGATCAAAGCCGCCATCACCGCCCATTCCGCCAGTTCGATACCTCTCTCGTCCTTCATGAATCTTTTCAGCATCGCCTTCATCTTCTTTCCCCTTTCCCGTAGTTTGGCCGATCGTCGTCTCGCGGCGTTCCGGCCGGACACAAATTTGTGAGGCACACCGCCTCCACTTCTCTTTCACGCGCACATCACACGATGCGCACACAAAACGCAGCATTGCATCCTGCCTGGAGCGGTTGGAGGGAAAACGAAACAGAAGAAGACGCGAACCCCACGAAGCGATCGTTGCGGTCCTGCCGTCTCCATCATCCCCAACCGGCAAGTACTCGCCATCCGTGGCCTGAAACATCGAAGCATGTATTATCCCATTTTTGCCCCGGCATGTCTATACGTAGAACTACGTATTTTGATGCCGTATCTTCTTGTCGCAAAGAGCTTTAGGCGCACGCTGAGCCGCGATGTCTTCTCGGGCGCTCCCCCCGGGGCGCCTGCTGTCCGGCGCCGGTCCTGCCGGCCCGAGACAACTCACGACAATCCTGATAGACAATTGCGTCCATCAGACCGCTTATGGTACCGTTTCGAGGGCCTTCTGTCAAGGTCTTGAGGGCCTGCAAACGGCGCGCAGGGGCCATCGGCGGCCAGGAAGATCCACACAAGCAGTATTGATAGCCCGCGTGTTATCGGGCCTTGGGATGAATGACGCGGTTGGCAGGCACAACACAGGCAGCTATTATCGGGCGGTTGCGGATGGCGCAGCCCGATCGCTCCCCTCCGCCCGCCCACGGCGCGACGCAAATTATTCTTAAAATTCCGCGCGGAGTGTCCGTTCCGCGTCCGCTTCCGCGCTCCGCAGCGCGAGCGACAAGCGACAAGCGACGAGCGACGAACCTACCGTTTCTCGATCGCCTCGAGGCGTTTCTGGAGTCCGTCGATCCGCTTGGACTGGAGGAAGTTCCACACGATCACCAGCGCCAGCGCCACCACACCAACGACCACACCGAGAGATTCCATAGTCGCACTCCTTATCCGTAGGGTGTGCCCCGCACACCATACCGTTGCACACGGTGGGCACAGCCCACCCTACGCATATCATCGGCCGTCGCACGCGAAAGACTTGCGGCAAACTCGTCGCGCGGGGTGCGTCGTGCGTCACGCGCGGTCGGCCGGTGCGCCGGAGCAACCACCCTTTGGGCCGCTGTAAAAGCAGGCGCCGAAGTCGCTTACGACGCATCCGCCCGGCCGGCCAACCATCAAGCAACCATCACGCAACCATCGAGCAACCATCAAGCAACCACTATCAAGAATGAGAAGAATGAGAAGAAGGAAAAGAAGGCCCCTTTTCTTTTGTCGCTCGTCGCTGGTCGCTCGTCGCGCGGGGTGCGTTGTGCGGGGTGCGGCCCGACGAGAAACGCGCGACGCACGACGAATCGCGCACGGCGCTTGACACGATGGGGCCTGCCATGCTATATTCATGGAGAAGCGTTGTTATGGGAGTTTGCCTATGGTGCGGAGGCCACCCGGAGGATGGCGCCGCCCGACAGATCATCGTGGAGGTCGAGAATGCGCGGCACAGAGGCGACAGCCGCAGTGAATCGGGCCGTGTCCGGCCGCAGGCAACGCCTGCGACGGCGGTTCCCCAAGGGGATCGCGCTGGTCTGGGCGGCCATGATGATTCTGGTGATGCTGCTGATGGTGGGCCTGGGCATCGACATGGGCAAACTGGCCTACAATGTCCACCAACTCCAGAACGCGGCCGATGCGGCGGCCCTGGCAGGCGCACAGGTCGTCCGGAGCGACCCGGGCCGGGCCCGCGACCTGGCCCAGCAGTTCGCTCTGGCCAACTACACCGAGGGCCAGCCGGTCGAGATCGATCGCAACGATGAAAACGACGAGGCGGGCGACCTGGTTTTCGGGTATTGGAACAAGAACACGCGGGTCTTCACCGCCACATCAGGCAACTACAACGCGGTCAAGGTGGTCGCCCGGCGGACCGACATGGCTCACGGTCCGGTGGCGCTGATCTTCGGCAGCCTCGTCGGCATCAATACCGCCGACATCTCCCGCGAGGCCATCGCCACCGCCTTCTCGTCGGCGGGCGCCGGCATCATCGCTTTGTACGATGGCACAAATCAAGTAGGTCTGGAATTCAAAGGCACACCCACGGCGATCTGCGAAGACGGCTTCGTCCAGGTCAATTCGCGATACGATTATGCCTGCTCGGCGAACGGTCGGCAAGGCCGGGAGGCCCTGCTCTGCGAAGGCGTCAACGTCTGCGGCGACCCGGGGGCCAACAGCACGTTTGCCAGTTTCACACATGACGGCGAGCCGATTACGATCAATCCGGACGCCGATAAGATCGATGACCCGCTCGAAGGTGAGCCTCGTCCGGGCACCGCCGGGGGCACACCCGGTCCGGAAGTCTACAACACCCCGCGCACGCAAAGCGGCACCACGCTGCATCCGGGCTACTATCCGGATGGGCTGAAGTTCACGGGCAACGCCACCTACACGCTGCTGCCGGGTGTCTACATTCTCGGGGACGGCCTGGATGTCAAAGGCAGAGGCACCATCAACGCACAGTATTGCCAGCTCTACATCGAGGGCGGAAATGTCGATTTCGCGGCCACGGCGACGGTCAACATCAGCCCGCCGGGCGACAATCCCGTCAATTGGGTCGATGGCGAGCCGGTGATCGACGGGGCGCTCGGCGTGAGCATCTGGCAGGCCGACAGCAACACGGCCACCGCGAAAATGACCGGCACGACCGACGGCGACGGCATCAAAGGCTGCGTGTATTTCCCGAAGAACCGCGTGGAGGTGGGCGGGACGAACTTCGCGGCCGGCGAGCAGCTCATCGCACATCGGGTGCTGATTCACGGTACGGGCGACATCTATATCAGTTACGACGGTCGCAACTCCGGCGTGGTGACCGGCAAATCGGTCCTCGTTCGCTAAGCTCGGCGTCCTGCGATCCCCGATCCTGGCCTTCTCTGTCTGAAACAGCGGGAAATTCTTGACCTTGGGCCCCGTCTGGACGTATAATATATGTTCGAGGCGGTGTCGGCTGGTGCGCGCCTGGGGTGCGCCGGCCGCCGAACGGACGGCGCCGCCCGACGGAAAAGATCGGGAGGTGGAGAATGAGACAGACGCAAACGAGACGACGACGCCTGCGAAGGCGGTTCCCCAAGGGCATCGCCCTGCCCTGGGCGGCGATCATCATCCTCGTGATGGTGCTGATGGTGGGCCTGAGCATCGACATGGCCATCGCCGCCGTCGGCAAGCACCAGTCCCAGAACGCCGCCGACGCCGCCGCCCTGGCCGGAGCCCAGATCGTCAAGCGCAGTCCCGTCGCCGGCGTGATCGAGCGAGCGTACGACACCGCCAACAAGAACCACGTCATGAAGCTGGCCGTCGTCCTGAACGAGACCCAGCAGGACGCCGACGGCAGCAACGTCGATAGCATCGACATCATCGTCGGACGGTGGGTCACAGTCAACAAGACATTCCTGCCGACCTTCGACGCGCCCAACGCGGTCAGGGCCGTTGTCCGTCGCGGGACGGACGGGGCCGTGCAAGGACCGGTGGCGCTGATCTTCGGCCACATGGTCGGCACCGATACCGTGGCCCTGGAATCGCGTGCGACTGCTTGGTGCAACGATTCGTCCGGTGCCGGCCTTATCTGCCTGGCGGGCAATCCGATCGACCCTAAGACGAACAAGCCCATGCCGGGCCTATACCTAAATGGCACCGGTAATCTTGACATCCAGAACGGCGGTATCCATGTCAACTCCACGCTTGAAGGGGACAAGAGTGGTGCCGGCGTCTATTTCCAAGGTGGCCCCGAGGTCGATGCCGGCTTCATCAATGTTGTTGGCTTCAGTGACCCGCGACCGTACGAGGAGGGCGCATGGGCAAGCATTTTCGCTGAGGGTGAGGATGCGGTTGGGGGGTTCTCGGTGACCGAGGGCGTCGATCCCGTGCCAGACCCGCTGCAGTCAGTACGTGACAACCCACCAGTGCTCTCGGTGGATGACATTCCGCTCTACCCTGAGGGCACTGCGAAAGCAGGCCAGCCTATCGTTGAGACGATCAACGATAGCTGGGTCAGCACCTATGGCGGAACATTACAACCTGGGTACTACCCCGGAGGGATCGCCATCACGAACACGGGCACGTCGCTGGTTTTGGAGCCCGGCTACTACTGCCTTGGTGGTGGGAACAAGAAGAACAACGAAACAGGGCTTATCTGCAACGGCGGAAACCTGACCGCCATCGGCGTGACGCTCTACATCACCGAGGACATTTATAACGCCGACGGCCTCTACGGCAAAGTGGACCTCGGGGGAAATGGCACGATCACGATCACTTCCATCGGGGACGAGATGGATCCGCCGGAGACGAGCGGGGAACCGGGCATCAGCATCTGGCAGGACCCGGAGAACCCTAATCCGGCAAGCTTTAGCGGAACAAGCAACTTCAATATTACGGGAACATTGTACTTCCCGGACCCGATCCATGTAGATATCGGCGGCACTCCGGAGAGCATGGGCAACCAGATTCTCTGCGGCAGCCTTAGCCTCTCCGGCACGGCGCCGATTTACGTCAATTACGATGGGCGCAATCCAGGCGAGTCATCGTTTCGGTCGATGCTGGTCAAGTAAGGGACACGCGCCGTTTGGCGCGGTTTGAGGGGGCACGTTTGTGGGACTGTTCGGGACCAAGGGCACACTGCTTCGTTCGCAGAAGAAGGCGGTGTTCGAGATGCTCCGTGCGGCGGGGTTCGAGCCGTCGGAGTTCGACTGGTCGCAGGAATCGACCGACGGGGCGACGTTCGAGCGTCTGAGCTATCGCGATGGGGAGTATTATTTTCGTTTCTCATCGTATGCTGAGGGCTCCTGCTGCATGGCCAGTCCGGGCGCGTATCAGCTCGTCGAATACGAGTATCCTCGGGCATGGGCGCAGCAGGCCGAATCGTTCCGCAACTGGACCGGGCGTCTGCGTCGGGAGATCGCGTGCAGCGATCCGTGGGAGGAGCTGGCGAAGTATCGGCTGGCGGTGGCCGCCGGCGGGTTTGACGGGCCCAACGAGACGATCTCGGGCGCCGAGGTCGAGCAGATCGCACGGCACATGGCGACGCTGGGCGATGAGATCCAGTTGGCGTTCGAGCTGGCGGGCGAGCCGGCGGCGTTCGCGCGGGAGCGGCTGGCGTATCTGAGCGAGGCGGCGATGCGTCTGAAGAGCCGGGACTGGTGCTATGCCGCCGTGGGTGTCTGTGCGACGATGGCGATGATGCTGTCGCTCGACGAAGACCAGGCCAAAGAGCTCTGGTCGATGATCAAGAACCGTGTCGGGGCGTTCGTCCGCCTGAGCGAACGGCCGAGCGGCCCGGCCGAGACCGCCTGAGCCACAGGAGGCGGATTTCTACGGCCCGATCGACGCACGCAAGGCATGATAGGTCGCGGCCGCCTCGGCGTGCATCGCTTTGATTCGTCCTTCGTTGACCCTGTCGACCGCCGCCAGATCGGCGATTCGCTGGGCCGCATAGCCTTTGATGTAGCCGGCCTTCCAGCCCAGCGCCACACCACGCGAGACCCCCAGACTGCTGTGCAGGGTGCCCTGGACCTGTTCGCTGGTGACGGCCCCGGCGGCGTGCTTGCCGCCGAGCTCGCGGGCGGTCTCGAATTGCGTGCCGGCCATGGCGTCCTGGAGGACGGTTCGCCAGGCGGTTGCCGCATCGGCGGTCCCGTGCTGGGCCAGGCCGGCCTGAAAGCCGTCGAGGAACTCGGCCCGCAAGTTGGTGCGGACCTCGGCGACGGTCCAGACGACCTCGTAGTCGGGCAGCTCTTTGGCCCCGTAGCGGCGGCCGAGGTCGCGGCCCTGGAGGTAAGACGCCGAGAACGTGCCCTCCGGCGTCATGACGATTTCTTCGTCTTTGTCGCATCCGACGCACAGACCCAGCAGGATCGAGCCAGTCGCAACGGTTAGAATCAGCAGACGGTTCATCTTCGCACTCTCCAATGCTGTGTTTGGTCCTATTTCAACGCCGATTCCCAGTCCATCGGCGGCGCGGTCGCCAGGCGGTACAGCCGCTGACGCTCGCTCAGCGGCATCGCCGCCAGCACCTCGCGGACTGTTGTGCCGTCGAACTGGACCAGGTTTCCCCGTTTGCCCGCCTCGACGGCCCGGGTGGCGATCTCGGTGAAGACGCG
This genomic window from Anaerobaca lacustris contains:
- the cpaB gene encoding Flp pilus assembly protein CpaB, with the translated sequence MRLAVIILVLLGGLAAGAAVLLVQLVKDRVGESRQERSVQVVLAERDLAARTKLTAEHLKESSVPVRGLPQGYYTSPAQAIGKILRVDVSAGQPLTNEMVVARGGVADLLSPGMLAFSAPVSARNTAVNLLQPGSIVDVQVTFPLRQSSSEGDAVVFTLLQQVRILGIDADTLASQADPKAPVARRSSSSGGNVMVTLEVSDRQARALALALKHGTLALPLRNPTDFTFYPVEVMVLKEGRLTAGSRSLDPQDLMLFNQLTQLLSGQAVEEPNEPAAVASAPDPNAAPPVAAPAPMLPLHRPLEVEFGPNLPHSSGPSTQKVTIIRAQKVEEVELERKDDEKATDEGDG
- a CDS encoding TadE/TadG family type IV pilus assembly protein, producing the protein MARLRAYKGRQRYRGTALAEAAIVLMLLLLVTLGALQYGWAFYCLQRATNAARHGARAQAVVNPPSQAETSAQMQAMISDLQPTIEWPTAEEGMVTARVVVSQAKVQLFPGLLPVPELRPTVTMRREGP
- a CDS encoding A24 family peptidase, with amino-acid sequence MIETGSFQWGIAIAASLVAAVSDVRSRRIPNALTVPVLASGLVFSLIAGGLSGLGDSLLGCVVMGVPYVLLFLLGGGAGDAKMMGALGAWLGFRSGVTALVAVAIIGGVFGLLRMLADRNAGTRLGTMFSGMYLFLLTARLGKKDWDLLRPDTPTSGDDEKNESNTAPGRRSMIPYGPAIFLGVCIGALVVHLWQG
- a CDS encoding Flp family type IVb pilin yields the protein MKAMLKRFMKDERGIELAEWAVMAALIIAAAVGVVSLLGQAIATRFGEVQTAIEEEVN
- a CDS encoding pilus assembly protein TadG-related protein, which produces MRGTEATAAVNRAVSGRRQRLRRRFPKGIALVWAAMMILVMLLMVGLGIDMGKLAYNVHQLQNAADAAALAGAQVVRSDPGRARDLAQQFALANYTEGQPVEIDRNDENDEAGDLVFGYWNKNTRVFTATSGNYNAVKVVARRTDMAHGPVALIFGSLVGINTADISREAIATAFSSAGAGIIALYDGTNQVGLEFKGTPTAICEDGFVQVNSRYDYACSANGRQGREALLCEGVNVCGDPGANSTFASFTHDGEPITINPDADKIDDPLEGEPRPGTAGGTPGPEVYNTPRTQSGTTLHPGYYPDGLKFTGNATYTLLPGVYILGDGLDVKGRGTINAQYCQLYIEGGNVDFAATATVNISPPGDNPVNWVDGEPVIDGALGVSIWQADSNTATAKMTGTTDGDGIKGCVYFPKNRVEVGGTNFAAGEQLIAHRVLIHGTGDIYISYDGRNSGVVTGKSVLVR
- a CDS encoding pilus assembly protein TadG-related protein translates to MRQTQTRRRRLRRRFPKGIALPWAAIIILVMVLMVGLSIDMAIAAVGKHQSQNAADAAALAGAQIVKRSPVAGVIERAYDTANKNHVMKLAVVLNETQQDADGSNVDSIDIIVGRWVTVNKTFLPTFDAPNAVRAVVRRGTDGAVQGPVALIFGHMVGTDTVALESRATAWCNDSSGAGLICLAGNPIDPKTNKPMPGLYLNGTGNLDIQNGGIHVNSTLEGDKSGAGVYFQGGPEVDAGFINVVGFSDPRPYEEGAWASIFAEGEDAVGGFSVTEGVDPVPDPLQSVRDNPPVLSVDDIPLYPEGTAKAGQPIVETINDSWVSTYGGTLQPGYYPGGIAITNTGTSLVLEPGYYCLGGGNKKNNETGLICNGGNLTAIGVTLYITEDIYNADGLYGKVDLGGNGTITITSIGDEMDPPETSGEPGISIWQDPENPNPASFSGTSNFNITGTLYFPDPIHVDIGGTPESMGNQILCGSLSLSGTAPIYVNYDGRNPGESSFRSMLVK